The proteins below are encoded in one region of Sebastes fasciatus isolate fSebFas1 chromosome 16, fSebFas1.pri, whole genome shotgun sequence:
- the ube2b gene encoding ubiquitin-conjugating enzyme E2 B, giving the protein MSTPARRRLMRDFKRLQEDPPTGVSGAPSENNIMLWNAVIFGPVGTPFEDGTFKLLIEFSEEYPNKPPTVRFVSRMFHPNVYADGSICLDILQNRWSPTYDVSSILTSIQSLLDEPNPNSPANSQAAQLYQENKREYEKRVTAIVEQSWVDV; this is encoded by the exons atgtcgACCCCGGCGAGGAGACGGCTTATGAGAGATTTTAAAAG ACTTCAAGAAGATCCTCCCACCGGTGTGAGTGGAGCACCATCAGAGAACAACATCATGCTTTGGAACGCAGTTATTTTTGG GCCTGTGGGAACACCGTTTGAAGACG GAACGTTTAAGCTGCTGATAGAGTTTTCAGAGGAGTACCCAAACAAGCCTCCCACAGTTCGGTTTGTCTCCAGAATGTTTCACCCAAATG TTTACGCAGATGGCAGTATATGTTTAGACATCCTTCAGAACCGCTGGAGCCCCACGTACGATGTGTCGTCCATACTCACCTCCATCCAG TCGTTGCTGGATGAGCCAAACCCCAACAGCCCGGCCAACAGCCAGGCCGCACAGCTCTATCAGGAAAACAAGAGGGAGTACGAGAAGAGGGTGACGGCCATCGTGGAGCAGAGCTGGGTGGACGTCTGA